AAGTACTTTAGATGATGCTTCTGGTTGCTTGTTGTCTGCGGAAGCTCCGTTCACGGTGCAATCTGAAACGTGTACAGCAGCCCTAAATAAGAATGACACTTGTGATGTGGTGGTTCGCTTAACGGCTCCGGCAGGTGATATTACTTATACAGATAAAAAACTGACTGTGGCATGTGCCGTGGGTGGCACTGCGGAAGTATTATTAAAAGCAAATGTGAAAGATATGCCTTTAGCAAATATGTCTGGCGATCCTCAGTTTGCTGATTGGGATTTAGATAATGGTAATCTGACCCGTCTGTTTACTATTACAAACAGCAACGGCAGCACGATCAACATTGGCACCCCGGCGATCACGGGATCCAGTGCGTTTACGATCACAGGCTCTACTTGTGCTGCGACCTTAGCTGATGGTGCATCTTGTACTGTGTCTGTGGCTTTTGATCCTTCTTCTTCTGGCAGCCAGGCTGGCACATTGACAGTTCCGGTGGATGGCAGCGGTAAAACAGGAAATCTTGCTACGAATCTTTCTGGTACTGGAACGATCATGGATTTAGATGTAACTCCGGTGACATTAAATTTCGCAGTGATCAAAGTTGGTGATGCGGATACTGAAACGAAGACTGTGACGATTACTAATAATGGTAATCGAACGGCGAATTTGAGTTACTCTGCTTTGGCGGCTCCGTGGACTACGGGTGGGACTTGTGGCGCTACACTTGTGGCCGGGGCTTCTTGTGAATATGAAATTACCAGCCATGCCCATGGTTCAGCGGCTATTCATGATACAACGTTTGTAATTACTGAAACCCAACAGTCTGATACGGACACCACGAACGTGGCGATCACAGGTGCCACTTGGGATGCTCCGCTTTTAGCTGTTAAGGATGATCGCGCGCAGACCACATACACTTCAAATGATATTGCTTTAACTGATATCACGGGTGCGATTGATATTCCGGCAGAAAACATTGTTGACCTTAGCCCTAGTTCTCGCTCTGTGACGTTCACAATTAAAAACAATAGAGCGCCGGCCTTCCCGCTTTCGAATTTATCTTTGAATCTTGTGAAGATCGCAGGGGCTGGAACTGCAATTGCAATTACAACGGATAATTGTACGGGTGAAGAGTTAGAGTATAACGAAACCTGTACAGTTGTTGTGACGTATACGCCACAAGCTGTGCGTGAAACACCGTCGAACTATAGATTAACTATTACTGGTGAAGACGATGGTACACCGGTGGATCTTGAAGTTACTGAAATTCGTGGTCGTTCTTATAAGGGTGTTGATTTAACTGAAGACTTTGTTGCGACAACTCACTCGTTTGGACTTATTGCCGCTTCTGCGACAGATGAAACTGGTGTCATTACGATTGCTAATGATGGGGATTTAACTGCAACGAACTTCGCGCTAGCATTCTCGGGATCGCCGACGAGCTATTCAGCTACTAATAATACTTGTGGGGTTACGCTTGCAGGTGGTGCAACGTGCAGCTTTAAAGTTAAATTTACGCCAGCGAACGTGGCTGTAGCCCATGGCCACACTATGAGTGTGACTTCGAATCAGGATAGTCTTACTAATTTTGCTACGTTTAAGGGAGCATCCTATATTGACTATCAAGGCGCCCTTGGTTCTTCTGCCACTGATGTTTTTGAGCCAGAAATTGCGTCAGATTCCAGCTACTATTATATCTCTAGTAAGGCCGATGGTGGAACCTTCACACGATTGCACTTGCAGATTTGCGATAAGACATCTGCGACAGGAAATATAAATTCTGCTAGTTGTGGAAACAATATCCTAACGGTAGCAGGAGAACCCTACTGGGCGGGAGCTTTAGCCGGATATAAACTCAATACTCAAGTGACCACGAATAAAATATTGATTGCTTCATCTAACCAAAAAGCTGACAAAACTGCAGCCAACAAAGGGATCAGTACATTACTCGTGTGTGATAAAAGCGGTATTAATGGATCTAAAATCATTGATTTCGCGACTTCATGTGCACGACATAACATTCACACTTTAGCTGGGATCGGTTCTATCGAAAACCTAGGCGAATTTACAGCGATGCATGTTCAGAGTAATAAGATCGTCTTTAGCTCGCAAACACCAGACGGATACATAATTACTGCATGTAGCTTCGATGATAGCGCCTTGCCAGCAAGTGCCCTATCAAGCTGCAAAACACATCAGAACTCTGGATTAGGTTCCAACCAGGCCGAATACACGGATGTCGCATTTAATGGCACCAATTTAGTAATGGCAGGACATCGTTTAAATACGGGACTCTATGCTGTATCGTGCACACTTGCTGGAGATAATACGCTCGCGTGCGGAAGTTACAGCCTGATTGATGACGGTACAATCGTTAACGGAGCGGACACTATGCACGCCGGCGCACACCCTTATATTGTGATGGATAGCTCTGGCGTTTTAATAGCAAGCCAACAAGATAGTGATATGGCCCAAGGGTTAAGACTAGCCAAGTGCGATATTGCTTCTAATGTTTTTGATTGTGAAGACAATAAGACTGTTGCAAGTGCGACTGGAACTAATGGATTTGGTTTAAATCCAAGTATAAAAGTCGTACAAAGAGGTTCAAGTAGAATAGCTTGGATTCAATCAGTAAGCTTCAGCAACTATGCAGATCCCGCAAATAGTAATAAATCGATCACCCTGTCATATTGCGATTTAACGAATTGGGCCACCCCTTGTACCGCTTACTATCAGCAGCCAACATTCGGAGATAGCGCAATTTACGCTCGAGAAATGCAAATTGATACGACCAAAAATATTATTACGATTCCGTTTACTTCTAATATATATCGAACGGGAGTATTTTCAATTGGACTGCTTCCGGAACTTTAAAATCTTAGTTAGATGCCGGGATATGTGGATACTCCACTAACCGGCATTAAGCTAGTCCGCTTCAGACACTGCGCCGTTACCGATTCCAGAGCTACTCATATTGGTGTAGGCGGAATTTAAAACTACGCGCACATAAAGATAGCGTCCGGTAAGTCCTGTCAAAGCTTTTACTTGTGCCAGTGACAAGCCTGTCTGCGAATAAGATGGAGTACTTGAGTCAGCCCCAACCCCTATGTCGTAGGTTATCGTTCCTGGCTTATCTCCGTTGGGATTTTCATCAATATCAAAACTAGCCATATCCCATGAGGTAGAGGACCCGCCATCTACTATCCAGTAGCCTGCGCCTGTGGCCTGAAACGCTGGTACTACGAAATGAAAATACGGCACTGCGCCTGTGGCATCGTTGGCCCATGTACTGCCCGTATTCGACGAGTTTTGCAAGACATCAAAATCGCTACAATCGCTTGTATCATTCCCAAGGCGCCAGTTTATAGTATTACTTCCGTCGACGGTCCCTGAACCATTCACCCCACGCAGCACAACTGCATAACTAGTGGATGCATTTAAAGTTGGTGCTGTTGCGAAGGTAAATGTTTGGTCACTGCCCGACCCTGTTGCAAATCCCGACATTGCTATCGTGCTACTGGTTGCAACTACGTCTGATTCGTCTGGTGCCCCTGCAGCCAAATCTGTAAGTTCTACGATAGCATTGGCAGAAGGATTTCCTGTTCGTTTTACACGCAAAACAACTGCTGTAGGCTTAATCGTAAAGGGAAAGCTAAAAGTCTCGCCCATATAGACCGCGAAAGAATTTAAAGAAACTGAATTGTTAACAGTGCCAAACCCCGTCGTCGGCTGACCATCCGCCCCTTCGGTACAACCAAGGTTAGTCGTGCCATTCGTTAACAATTGAAACTCATTCGAAGATACGCCGGCTTTGGTAGCATCCTCAATCACTAGATCATCCACATCTAAAATAAAATCCCCTGCCGGAGCTTCTTCTTCAGACGCATAACGCTTTAAAGAGTATTCACAATTCGCCGTCGTTAAAGCTACTAAAAGAGCCAGTGAAGCTTTAGAAAAGTTCATAGGAAACTCCAATCATTAAATCTACGCCGGCTCCGGCTGCTACTTCAGAATTTTCAGAAGGTTTTTCTGTGAATTGCAATTCGCGCACAGGCTTTAACCACACGCGAGCATACATCGGAAATGATAAACGTCCTTTATAGTGACCATGCCATCCGCCGCGAAAACCAATCAGTGTGCTGCTTGGACCGTTAAAGCCGACCTCGGGCGTACCACTTAAGCGCATGCTTTCTATCCCGACTAAAAAATCAAAAAGAAATTTTTTGCTGATGGGGCCGATTCCTATGTAAGGGGTCATGAAATCGAGGTTGTAATCACCCGTTTCCCCGTCAGTCCAACGGATATCGACGAGCTTGATTTGCGGGGTGTAAGCGTAACCTAAAGTGATATTCATGCTTTTTGTTCGATATCTCATTGAGACATCGACGGCATAATGATTAAAGGCTGAAAAGTCAGAACCTTGAATGCCTGAAAAGGGCGTGTTGGTATATCCGCCGGCTAAAGCAACGGAAAATCTTTTTCCCCCTTCTTGCGCTAAGCTTAGAAAAGGAAAAAATAGTACAGCAAAAATCCAGAATTTAATAAAATATCTACGCATTTATGTGATCTTCAACTACCCTTAGTTTATGATACCTTTTAAAGAAGTCCTTAATCGACTTTTTATCATTTTGTTGTTTCAATTCTGGACGTTTCAATCTTGGTCACAGGATGCAGTTGAACTTGCGGATAATGATGAGGTGATTGAAGCCCCTACGTCTACGCCTTCGCCGCTCGTCCCGAAAGAGGAAGGCTTTCTTGGATATAAAAAGAAGCACTCGCTGGTCTATGGTCTGGTGGGGTTTGGGACTGCTAGTAAAGCCTTAACGGAAAAAACCCAACACTTTGAAATCGGTTATGAAAAGTCACAAACCCCTTCGTTTAAGTGGGGGCCTTTTATTGAGCAGATGACTTCTTCTTTGTCTGAATCTTTCACCTATCCCAACACTGGCTATTATGAAAATCGCGAAAGTGCTGTGACGATCCGAAACTTTGGCGTGGCAGGACGTTATGGACTTATGCGCTACATAGATATTCATGCGGGTATGGGTTTAACAATGACAACCATGGAAGTTACCAGTGTTGACACTGATGCACCGGCAGCATCGACCGCCGTGGGCTTTTCAGAAAGCTACCCGATGGGTTTAAGTTATCGATTGGGTATTCAGGTCAGTAAGTCTTTTGGTGAAGGTTCACGCTACGGGGTTTCTGGTGAAATGCTTTATCAAGAAAGTGCCGTGGGCCAAGCACATTCGGTTGTTAGTACTTCGTTTAATATTATTGGGCGTTGGTTTTATAATCGGAAGTGATCGCTCTTAGGTTACAAAGTGTTCCGCACGGCTTAAGGATTCTTTTGTCGAAGTTTCTGCTTGGTACACTTTCTTAAATTCAACGATTAAGTGATTTTGCAAAAGCACGCTTGGTGAAAGTGCGAGCTTAAAACTTTCTTTTACTTTTTCTGCGGCTTCTTTCCCCTGCTTTCGCTTCATGCGACGATACGAGGCCCAACTAAAATAGCTGATCAGCGGATAAAGAATTGGGAAAAGCATTAATGAGGTGTAGTTCACTCTATTTGCATGCACCTGCACAAGATTCAATCCTGCTAACTTTGCAAACAGACGAAGCCGCTGAATACCAATCAAATTCACATGCCCGAAGTAAATTTTATTTTTTTGACTTGGATTAAACCACACACTGTCCACTTCATTGGGAGGCATGATTTTTCCCATCAGCTCGCTTTCGTTTAAAAGATAAGACATGCGTGAGCGAAGATTTGAATAATTTGGCGTTGTGATTACAAGAGTTCCGTTAGTTTTTAAGATGCGTGCGAATTCTTTTAAAACACGGTACTGATCTGTTACATGTTCAATTCCCTCTTGGCAAAGAACGAAATCCATCGATTGATCAGCGTACGGAAGAGTTTCAGCAAGATCAGTATAAGTACATTTTAGCTCGGGCACACGGAAGAATTCTGGGAAAAGATCAGCTGCAATGACTTTAGCGCCAATGTCGTGAAGTTGCTTCGAAGAAAGACCATTGCCTGCCGGGAGATCTAAAACGGTTTTATTTTTGAAGAAGTCGTTTCGGTCGGCGATCCATTTTTTTATGTAGAATTTTATGTCTTTGGAGCCGAGTAGATACATAATTTCTCTCCGATTAGGGTATTAAGTTTTCAGTGATTTTTCCCAGTCGTAGGCAGATTTGCAAATGATTGCTAGGTCATCTCTTTTAGGTGACCAGTTAAAAACTTTACGCACTTTAGCAGAATCAGCAACAGACCGTTCAGCATCACCTTGCCGGCGGGGTTTGTTAACAACCGAAAAATTATTTCCACTTACTTTTTTAATCTCTTCCAATACTTCTTTGACGGAATAACCATGACCATAGCCACAATTGAAAGTATCGGACGCACCGCCCTCTTCCAAATACTGAAGGCCCATAATATGCAGATCGGCGAGGTCTTCAACGTGAATATAATCCCGGATTCCAGTGCCATCAGGAGTATTATAATCTGTCCCGTAGATTTCGACGAAATCACGCTTTCCACACGCAGCTTCGCTCGCTACTTTAATGAGATTCGTAGTTGTTTTTGTACGTTGACCATTCGATCCATCTTGTGCAGCACCTGCTACGTTAAAATAACGCAGACGCACAGATCTTAATCCGAACGCGTTCTCGCAGTCTTTAAGAATGGTCTCGCTCATAAGCTTTGACTGCCCGTACGGATTTAGCGGAGCTGTCGGAGTTGATTCTGAAATAAGACCCATTGGCTCACTGCCATAAACCGCAGCAGTAGAAGAAAAAATGAAATTTTTGACCCCAGCATTATCGCATGCCTTAGCCACGGTCATGACGCCGCCCACATTGTTTTCATAATATTCAATTGGTTTTAAAATCGATTCAGGAACGACGAGTTTTGCTGCGAAATGCATCACCCCAGAGAAGTTTTTCCCTTTTAATACACTGCTCACAAGCGAAATATCTCGCACGTCTCCGTGAATAAACTCAACATTCGGGGAAACAGCCGTCTTGAATCCAGTGGAAAGATTATCAAGGATGGTCACGGAATACCCTAAGTTCACTAATTTCTGACTAACGTGAGAGCCTATGTAGCCGGCTCCACCTGTGACCAATACGTTCATTGTTGTTTACCTAATTCCCACCGAGATATCGTCATGATGCGCCATGCACTATACTTAGTTCGACCGCTCATCTCAACTATTAAGACACAATCCCTTTGCAAATATCCCTATCGTAAAAATACTGAAAAAGACAAATGAAACAGAAAAAAAGGTTGGAAAAAAATGATTGGCACCTCCGCGTACACAATTTAGATTAAGGAATAATTTTGTTGGAAAATATGAAGATAATCACAGTAGTTGGCGCAAGACCTCAATTTATTAAAGCTGCCGCAGTTAGCAGAGAGATCGCAATGCAGCGTTCTTTCGAGGAAATCATGGTTCACACTGGTCAGCACTTCGATGCCAACATGTCTGATGTTTTCTTTAGAGAGATGGAAATTCCAAAGCCTAAATTTAATTTGGGGATTTTCGGCAAGACTCATTCCGCGATGACCGGCGAGATGATGATAAAGATTGAAGAACTTTGCGTAAGCGAACAGCCAGATTTAATGCTAGTTTACGGCGATACCAATTCAACACTTGCCGGCGCATTAGCAGCTGCAAAGCTTAAAATCCCTATAGCGCATGTTGAGGCAGGCCTTCGAAGCTTTAATATGACTATGCCTGAAGAAATCAACCGTGTTCTTACCGATAGGGTTTCAAAATACCTATTCTGCCCGTCAGAATCCGCGATGAAAAATCTTGCAAAAGAAGGATATAATACGCTTGCGTGCAAGGTGCTGAACAGCGGCGACGTTATGATGGATGCTGCACTTTATTATTCAAAAATAAGCGAAAAAAGATCGAAAATTGTAGCGGATCTTAAGCTTTCTGATTACGGATTGTGCACTATTCACAGAGCCGAAAACACAGATTCAGCGGAAAGATTGAACCAAATTTTTTCAGCTCTCACTGAAATAAGTCTGGAAAAGTCCATTGTTCTTCCGTTACATCCTCGTACTCGTAAATTTATCGAACAATATAAAATTGAAACTAAAAATATTAAGATCATAGACCCAGTGGGTTACTTCGATATGCTTGAATTGTTGAAAAATGCTTCATTCGTATTTACCGACAGTGGTGGTCTGCAGAAGGAAGCGTATTTTTTTGATAAACCTTGCATAACAATGCGCGATGAAACGGAATGGACAGAGCTTGTAGAAATAGGGCAAAATGTTATTACAGGAGCAAACTCAGATCGAATACTGAAGGCCTATCATCAGGCCACTGATCAACGAGTTTGGCCTCAAGGTCTTTATGGTAACGGTGATGCGAGTAAAAAAATCGTAGCGCATCTTATGGAGCAGATATAGTGAAAGTCCTGATCATTGCGCACGATGTGGGCTCTAAAGAAATGGGCATGCTGTTTCGCCCCTATCATATTGCGCAAGGTCTTAAATCCCGCGGGCATGAAGTCGAAATTATCACCGCAAGTTACTCTCGTGTACGTCGAGTAAATCCGTCAATTGAAAATGATTTGGAATGCAGTCAGGTCGAAGGAATCAAATATCACTGGCTAAAATCCCTTAAGTTTTCCGGAAACTCCCTGCAAAGGGCTTTAGGCATGTTTCTTTTTTCATTCAAATTATGGTGGTATTCATCGTATTTTGCGAAAATTCTTAAAGCCGACGCTGTCATTGCATCCAGTCCCCACCCTTTCATAATCTGGGGAGCGCACAAAATAGCACGGAAAGCTGGCGGAAATTTGTTTTTTGAAGTTAGGGACATCTGGCCACTTTCCATGGGCGAAATTGGTGGCATGCATAAAAAGCACCCCTTTTATATTTTATGCCAAATGGCTGAAGACTATGCTTACAAAAACTCGAAAAAGGTCATTTCTCTTTTGCCATATGCTTTTGAACATATGGAGAGTCGCGGACTAAAAAAAGAAAAATTCGTCTTTATACCTAATGGGTTTGATGATGATTTTATAAAAAATAGGCAGTCTCTAGCTCCAGAATTGCAAACTGACCTGGCTCATTTCAAAGAGAAGCACTGCTGCCTTGTGGGTTACGTCGGCGCACATGGGGCGGCTAATTCACTTGAATCAATCATCACCGCTTTTAGCCTCATTCCTAAAGAATCAAAGATAGGATTAGTGCTAGTGGGTGATGGATCCGAGAAAAAAATGCTTATATCCAAAGCAGAAAAGCTAGGCTTGGATAACATTCTTTTTTTAAATCCTGTATCCAAATATCAAATACCTTCAGTATTAGATTTTATTGATATCGCATATATCGGATTGAAAAAATCCACGGTTTTTAAATTTGGTGTAAGTCCGAATAAGCTCATTGATTATATGGCCATGGGCAAACCCATCTTATATGCCATTGATACTGAGAGAGATCCCGTTTCTGAAAGCAATTGTGGCTATAAGGTTCCTTCGGATCAACCAGATGGACTAGCCAAAGCTATTATAGACGTTTGCTCAAAGCCTATTGATGAACTGCATTCTAAAGGCCAAAAAGGAAAAGATTGGGTAGAAAAAAATATTTCTTATTCGGTACTTCTAACAAGAATGGAAGATACTCTCGCCGGCAAACATTTGACTTAATAGTTGAACAAATACAGCATAGAAATCTACAATCCTACTGCAAAAAGTAAATCTTCAGCAAAGTTTGGAAATGACGCCGACTAAAAAAAAGAAACATATAGTATTGGTGACATCTTTTTTTCCGCCAATGCGTCACACGGCCGTTCAACGCAATGCTGCCCTGGTTAAATATTTAGATAAGTCCAAATTTGATATTAGTGTTGTAACTTCCACACATCATGAACGAAATACTGCCGAGATCCAACAGAACCTCGATTGCAGGGTTATAGAAGTCTCGAACGCTTTCTGCTTGGGCTATTTCGACATGAAAAAGTCTTCTTCAAGAGTGACACATCTTATGAAGGCTATTTTCAATAAGCTGCTTTCTAAATTAGCAGTTGATGAACAGTTAGGCTTTGGAAGAAAACTTAAAATAGAAATTGATAAGCTTCACAGACAAAAACCGATAGAAATCCTGATCACAAGTTACGCTCCCCTCGCCGTATTAAAATCTGGAATTGCTTTCAAAAAACAACATCCCGAAATCACTTGGATTGCAGACATGCGGGACGAGATGAGCGACAATCCAAATCTTGATTCAATTTCAAAACGGAGATTGTTGAGTTGGGAAAACCAAACACTGGCTCATGCTGACCTTCTAAGCACAGTGTCGACTCCGATTCTCAATGGCTATAGAACGAAATGTAAAAATCCTAAAACCAAATTTTTAGAGATTAAAAACGGTTTCGATTTCGAATTGGATGCCAGTCCCTGTGAAGTTAAGTCTTCCTCAAAAATAAAAATTGGATATTTCGGAACACTTTACGGTGAAATAAATCCTAACAATTTCTTCAAGGCTTTAGATCACTATTCGAAAATGTATGGAGATCTTCCCTTTGAAATCCACTTCTACGGAAGATCGGGTTCATTAAAAGTTCCCGTTTCTTTAACAAACTTGGTTTATCAACATGGTGTCGTGACCTACAAGGAATCTATCCAAAAAATGAAGGAAATGGATTCATTCCTGTTAATTCATCCAACGACACCGCAAAAAGGCAATACCACTTCAAAAATTTTCGATTATCTTGCAATCAATCGCCCTATCCTAGGGCTCGTCGATCCAAACGATGTCGCCGGTGAAATGATTAAATTAACTGGGAGCGGTTATATAAGTGCTAATGAAGATATTGACGGAATTGTTAGGACTTTACGTTCCTTTTATTTAGATCGAGATGCAAACAGGCTTCCACAAAAAAAATGGGAAATTATTAAAACATATCATCGGGAAGTACAAACGAACCTACTGCAAAAATGGATAGAACAACAATGACCATTCTTATACTTGCCGAGGCCTATCCTTCTATCAATAGCAAAGCTATGTCCTATGTGCATAGCAGATCTTTATATTATAAAAGCCTGGGCCATGATGTAACTGTCATTAATTTTAAAGCTCATCAAAAGTATACCTATGAAGGAATATTGGTAATTCCTGAAGCTGATTTTAGCAATAAGCAAAACTATGAAATTGTTTGCGCTCACGCCC
This is a stretch of genomic DNA from Bdellovibrio reynosensis. It encodes these proteins:
- the galE gene encoding UDP-glucose 4-epimerase GalE, with translation MNVLVTGGAGYIGSHVSQKLVNLGYSVTILDNLSTGFKTAVSPNVEFIHGDVRDISLVSSVLKGKNFSGVMHFAAKLVVPESILKPIEYYENNVGGVMTVAKACDNAGVKNFIFSSTAAVYGSEPMGLISESTPTAPLNPYGQSKLMSETILKDCENAFGLRSVRLRYFNVAGAAQDGSNGQRTKTTTNLIKVASEAACGKRDFVEIYGTDYNTPDGTGIRDYIHVEDLADLHIMGLQYLEEGGASDTFNCGYGHGYSVKEVLEEIKKVSGNNFSVVNKPRRQGDAERSVADSAKVRKVFNWSPKRDDLAIICKSAYDWEKSLKT
- a CDS encoding class I SAM-dependent methyltransferase; translation: MYLLGSKDIKFYIKKWIADRNDFFKNKTVLDLPAGNGLSSKQLHDIGAKVIAADLFPEFFRVPELKCTYTDLAETLPYADQSMDFVLCQEGIEHVTDQYRVLKEFARILKTNGTLVITTPNYSNLRSRMSYLLNESELMGKIMPPNEVDSVWFNPSQKNKIYFGHVNLIGIQRLRLFAKLAGLNLVQVHANRVNYTSLMLFPILYPLISYFSWASYRRMKRKQGKEAAEKVKESFKLALSPSVLLQNHLIVEFKKVYQAETSTKESLSRAEHFVT
- a CDS encoding glycosyltransferase family 4 protein; translated protein: MKVLIIAHDVGSKEMGMLFRPYHIAQGLKSRGHEVEIITASYSRVRRVNPSIENDLECSQVEGIKYHWLKSLKFSGNSLQRALGMFLFSFKLWWYSSYFAKILKADAVIASSPHPFIIWGAHKIARKAGGNLFFEVRDIWPLSMGEIGGMHKKHPFYILCQMAEDYAYKNSKKVISLLPYAFEHMESRGLKKEKFVFIPNGFDDDFIKNRQSLAPELQTDLAHFKEKHCCLVGYVGAHGAANSLESIITAFSLIPKESKIGLVLVGDGSEKKMLISKAEKLGLDNILFLNPVSKYQIPSVLDFIDIAYIGLKKSTVFKFGVSPNKLIDYMAMGKPILYAIDTERDPVSESNCGYKVPSDQPDGLAKAIIDVCSKPIDELHSKGQKGKDWVEKNISYSVLLTRMEDTLAGKHLT
- the wecB gene encoding non-hydrolyzing UDP-N-acetylglucosamine 2-epimerase gives rise to the protein MKIITVVGARPQFIKAAAVSREIAMQRSFEEIMVHTGQHFDANMSDVFFREMEIPKPKFNLGIFGKTHSAMTGEMMIKIEELCVSEQPDLMLVYGDTNSTLAGALAAAKLKIPIAHVEAGLRSFNMTMPEEINRVLTDRVSKYLFCPSESAMKNLAKEGYNTLACKVLNSGDVMMDAALYYSKISEKRSKIVADLKLSDYGLCTIHRAENTDSAERLNQIFSALTEISLEKSIVLPLHPRTRKFIEQYKIETKNIKIIDPVGYFDMLELLKNASFVFTDSGGLQKEAYFFDKPCITMRDETEWTELVEIGQNVITGANSDRILKAYHQATDQRVWPQGLYGNGDASKKIVAHLMEQI
- a CDS encoding glycosyltransferase family protein; translated protein: MTPTKKKKHIVLVTSFFPPMRHTAVQRNAALVKYLDKSKFDISVVTSTHHERNTAEIQQNLDCRVIEVSNAFCLGYFDMKKSSSRVTHLMKAIFNKLLSKLAVDEQLGFGRKLKIEIDKLHRQKPIEILITSYAPLAVLKSGIAFKKQHPEITWIADMRDEMSDNPNLDSISKRRLLSWENQTLAHADLLSTVSTPILNGYRTKCKNPKTKFLEIKNGFDFELDASPCEVKSSSKIKIGYFGTLYGEINPNNFFKALDHYSKMYGDLPFEIHFYGRSGSLKVPVSLTNLVYQHGVVTYKESIQKMKEMDSFLLIHPTTPQKGNTTSKIFDYLAINRPILGLVDPNDVAGEMIKLTGSGYISANEDIDGIVRTLRSFYLDRDANRLPQKKWEIIKTYHREVQTNLLQKWIEQQ